The following are encoded together in the Vibrio splendidus genome:
- the cysZ gene encoding sulfate transporter CysZ, translated as MTIESVPRSGFGYFIFGIKIALSPSIRKFVLMPLIANVLLVGGALFYIFSNLNTWIEGWIGALPSFLSWLSYILWPLLVLTVLATFSYFFSTLANFIAAPFNGLLAEKVEELLSGKKVNDDGLLDALKDTPRILAREWRKLVYILPKAIGLFLLLLIPALGQTVAPFLWFIFTAWMLAIQYADYPFDNHKIKFDDMRNNLKQKQGKSYSFGALVSVFTTIPILNLIVMPVAVCGATAMWVTEFKDQALRSRL; from the coding sequence ATGACTATTGAATCTGTTCCCCGCTCAGGCTTTGGCTATTTTATTTTCGGAATAAAAATCGCTTTGTCGCCGAGCATTCGTAAGTTTGTACTAATGCCACTTATTGCTAACGTGTTACTCGTTGGTGGTGCCTTGTTTTATATCTTCTCCAACCTAAACACTTGGATTGAGGGCTGGATTGGTGCATTACCAAGCTTTTTGTCGTGGTTGTCATACATTCTATGGCCACTACTTGTGTTAACCGTCTTAGCCACGTTTTCGTATTTCTTTAGTACGCTCGCTAACTTCATTGCCGCACCTTTCAATGGGTTGCTCGCAGAAAAGGTAGAAGAGCTGCTCAGTGGCAAAAAAGTGAATGACGATGGTTTGCTGGATGCACTCAAAGATACTCCACGTATTTTAGCGAGAGAATGGCGCAAGCTTGTCTATATTCTGCCAAAAGCGATAGGTTTATTCCTACTTTTGTTAATTCCAGCACTGGGACAAACCGTTGCACCGTTTTTATGGTTCATTTTCACAGCATGGATGTTAGCGATCCAGTACGCCGACTATCCATTTGATAACCATAAAATCAAATTTGATGATATGAGAAACAATTTGAAACAAAAACAAGGTAAGAGCTACAGCTTCGGTGCACTTGTGTCTGTTTTCACAACGATTCCAATTTTAAATCTGATCGTCATGCCCGTTGCCGTCTGCGGCGCTACTGCAATGTGGGTTACTGAGTTTAAAGACCAAGCTCTGCGTTCTCGTCTATAA
- the cysK gene encoding cysteine synthase A — MSKIYEDNTLTIGNTPLVRLNKVSKGNVLAKIEARNPSFSVKCRIGSNMIWEAEKAGTLKPGIELVEPTSGNTGVALAFVAAARGYKLTLTMPESMSLERRKLLKALGANLVLTEAPKGMNGAIAKAEEIVASDPEKYLLLQQFNNPANPQIHEKTTGPEIWEATDGEIDVFVAGVGTGGTLTGTSRYIKGEKGKAITSVAVEPAESPVIAQALAGEEIKPAPHKIQGIGAGFIPGNLDLDLIDRVEPVTSEEAIEMAQRLMKEEGILAGISSGAAVVAANRIAELPEFAGKTIVTVLPSSGERYLSTALFAGIFTEKENQQ, encoded by the coding sequence ATGAGCAAGATCTACGAAGACAACACCCTAACGATTGGTAACACACCGCTAGTCCGCCTTAACAAAGTAAGCAAAGGCAACGTTCTAGCTAAGATTGAAGCTCGTAACCCAAGCTTCAGCGTTAAGTGTCGTATCGGTTCAAACATGATCTGGGAAGCAGAAAAAGCAGGAACTTTAAAACCAGGTATCGAGCTTGTTGAACCTACCAGTGGTAATACAGGTGTTGCTCTTGCATTCGTAGCAGCCGCTCGCGGTTACAAGCTAACGCTAACGATGCCTGAGTCAATGAGCCTAGAGCGTCGTAAGTTGCTTAAAGCACTAGGTGCAAACTTAGTACTGACTGAAGCACCAAAAGGCATGAACGGCGCGATAGCTAAAGCAGAAGAAATTGTCGCTTCAGACCCAGAAAAGTATCTGCTACTTCAGCAATTCAACAACCCAGCTAACCCACAAATTCACGAGAAGACAACTGGCCCTGAAATTTGGGAAGCAACAGATGGCGAAATCGATGTATTTGTCGCTGGCGTAGGTACCGGCGGTACGCTTACTGGTACAAGCCGTTACATTAAAGGCGAGAAAGGTAAAGCGATCACTTCAGTAGCGGTTGAACCAGCAGAATCTCCAGTGATTGCACAAGCGCTTGCTGGCGAAGAAATCAAACCAGCTCCACACAAAATCCAAGGTATTGGTGCAGGCTTTATCCCTGGAAACCTAGATTTAGACCTTATCGACCGTGTAGAGCCAGTAACTTCTGAAGAAGCGATTGAGATGGCTCAACGCCTAATGAAAGAGGAAGGTATTCTTGCGGGCATCTCATCTGGCGCAGCGGTAGTAGCGGCGAACAGAATCGCGGAACTACCTGAATTTGCAGGAAAAACCATTGTCACCGTATTACCAAGCTCTGGCGAACGTTACCTAAGTACAGCCCTATTTGCAGGCATCTTTACGGAGAAAGAGAACCAACAATAA
- a CDS encoding HPr family phosphocarrier protein: MYEKQVEITAENGLHTRPAAQFVKEAKSFDADITVTSNGKSASAKSLFKLQTLGLVKGTNVTISAEGPQAQQAVDHLVALMDQLH, translated from the coding sequence ATGTACGAGAAGCAAGTAGAAATCACAGCAGAAAACGGCCTTCACACACGTCCAGCTGCACAGTTCGTTAAAGAAGCAAAATCTTTCGACGCTGACATCACAGTGACTTCTAACGGCAAAAGCGCTAGCGCGAAAAGCCTGTTCAAACTACAAACTTTAGGCCTAGTAAAAGGTACTAACGTTACTATTTCAGCTGAAGGCCCTCAAGCTCAGCAAGCTGTAGACCACCTAGTTGCTCTTATGGATCAACTACACTAA
- the ptsI gene encoding phosphoenolpyruvate-protein phosphotransferase PtsI yields MISGILASPGIAFGKALLLQEDEIVLNTQSISDDQVEAEVQRFFDARNKSSQQLEVVKQKALETFGEEKEAIFEGHIMLLEDEELEEEILALIKKDKMHADNAIYTVIEEQAVALESLDDEYLKERATDIRDIGTRFVKNALGINIVSLADINEQVILVAYDLTPSETAQINLDYVLGFACDIGGRTSHTSIMARSLELPAIVGTNDITKQVKNGDMLVLDAMNNKIIINPSDAELAEAKKIKSDFEAEAAELAKLKDLPAITLDNHQVEVCGNIGTVKDCDGILRNGGEGVGLYRTEFLFMDRTALPTEEEQYVAYKEVAEAMHGESVIIRTMDIGGDKDLPYMDLPQEMNPFLGWRAVRISLDRREILRDQLRGILRASAHGKLRIMFPMIISIEEIRELKKAIEEYKVELRAEGHAFDEDIEIGVMVETPAAAAIAHHLAKEVAFFSIGTNDLTQYTLAVDRGNEMISHLYNPLSPAVLLVIKQVIDASHKEGKWTSMCGELAGDERATLLLLGMGLDEFSMSGISIPKVKKVIRNSNFAEVKAMADEALSLPTAAEIEACVEKFIAEKTQ; encoded by the coding sequence ATGATTTCAGGCATCCTAGCATCTCCTGGTATTGCTTTCGGTAAAGCACTACTACTTCAAGAAGATGAAATTGTCCTAAACACTCAATCTATCTCAGACGATCAAGTTGAAGCAGAAGTTCAGCGTTTTTTTGACGCTCGTAACAAATCTTCTCAACAACTTGAAGTTGTAAAGCAAAAAGCACTTGAAACTTTTGGCGAAGAAAAAGAAGCAATCTTTGAAGGCCATATCATGCTGCTTGAAGATGAAGAGCTAGAAGAAGAGATTTTAGCACTCATCAAGAAAGACAAAATGCACGCAGACAACGCGATCTACACAGTGATCGAAGAGCAAGCTGTTGCACTTGAGTCACTTGATGATGAGTACCTAAAAGAACGTGCGACTGATATCCGTGATATCGGTACTCGCTTCGTTAAAAATGCACTAGGCATTAACATTGTGTCTCTAGCAGATATCAATGAACAAGTTATCCTAGTTGCTTACGACCTAACGCCATCTGAAACTGCACAAATCAACCTAGACTACGTTCTTGGTTTCGCTTGTGACATCGGCGGTCGTACATCTCATACTTCAATCATGGCACGTTCACTTGAGCTTCCAGCTATCGTTGGTACTAACGATATCACTAAGCAAGTTAAGAACGGCGACATGCTTGTGCTAGACGCGATGAACAATAAGATCATCATCAACCCTTCTGACGCTGAATTAGCAGAAGCTAAGAAAATCAAATCTGATTTTGAAGCAGAAGCGGCTGAACTAGCAAAACTTAAAGACCTACCAGCTATCACACTTGATAACCATCAAGTAGAAGTTTGCGGCAACATCGGTACAGTTAAAGACTGTGACGGTATCCTGCGCAACGGTGGCGAAGGTGTTGGTCTGTACCGTACTGAATTCCTATTCATGGACCGTACTGCACTTCCTACTGAAGAAGAGCAATACGTTGCTTACAAAGAAGTAGCTGAAGCAATGCACGGTGAGTCAGTGATTATCCGTACTATGGATATCGGTGGCGATAAAGATCTACCATACATGGATCTTCCACAAGAGATGAACCCTTTCCTAGGCTGGCGTGCAGTACGTATCAGCTTGGATCGTCGTGAAATCTTACGTGACCAACTACGCGGCATTCTTCGTGCATCTGCACACGGTAAGCTACGTATCATGTTCCCAATGATCATTTCTATTGAAGAGATCCGTGAACTGAAAAAAGCAATCGAAGAGTACAAAGTTGAACTTCGCGCTGAAGGTCATGCTTTCGATGAAGACATCGAAATTGGCGTAATGGTTGAGACTCCAGCAGCAGCTGCAATCGCACACCACCTTGCTAAAGAAGTGGCTTTCTTCTCTATCGGTACTAACGATCTAACGCAATACACTCTTGCAGTTGACCGTGGTAACGAGATGATTTCTCACCTTTACAACCCACTGTCTCCAGCGGTTCTTCTTGTAATCAAGCAAGTAATCGATGCTTCTCATAAAGAAGGCAAATGGACAAGTATGTGTGGCGAGCTAGCAGGCGATGAGCGTGCAACTCTACTTCTTCTTGGTATGGGTCTAGATGAGTTCTCTATGAGCGGTATCTCTATCCCTAAAGTTAAGAAAGTAATCCGTAACTCTAACTTCGCAGAAGTTAAAGCTATGGCTGACGAAGCACTATCTCTACCTACAGCTGCAGAAATTGAAGCTTGCGTAGAAAAATTCATCGCTGAGAAAACTCAGTAA
- the crr gene encoding PTS glucose transporter subunit IIA, with the protein MGLFDKLKKLVSDDSADAGAIEIIAPLSGEIVNIEDVPDVVFAEKIVGDGIAIKPAGDKMVAPVNGTIGKIFETNHAFSIESDDGVELFVHFGIDTVELKGEGFTRVAEEGQSVKAGDTIITFDLALLEEKAKSTLTPVVISNMDEIKELNKLSGSVTVGETPVLKVTK; encoded by the coding sequence ATGGGTCTGTTTGACAAACTGAAAAAGCTTGTATCTGATGACAGCGCTGATGCTGGTGCAATCGAAATCATCGCACCTCTTTCTGGTGAAATCGTAAACATCGAAGACGTGCCAGATGTAGTTTTCGCTGAAAAAATCGTTGGTGACGGCATCGCTATCAAACCAGCTGGCGATAAAATGGTAGCTCCAGTTAACGGTACTATCGGTAAGATCTTCGAAACTAACCACGCATTCTCTATCGAGTCTGACGACGGTGTTGAGCTTTTCGTTCACTTCGGTATCGATACTGTTGAACTTAAAGGCGAAGGCTTCACTCGTGTTGCTGAAGAAGGTCAATCTGTTAAAGCTGGTGACACTATCATCACTTTCGACCTAGCGCTTCTAGAAGAGAAAGCGAAATCTACGCTTACTCCAGTTGTTATCTCTAACATGGACGAAATCAAGGAGCTGAACAAGCTTTCTGGTTCTGTAACTGTTGGCGAAACTCCAGTTCTTAAAGTAACTAAGTAA
- a CDS encoding flagellin, translating into MAVNVNTNVSAMTAQRYLNNANSAQQTSMERLASGSKINSAKDDAAGLQISNRLNVQSRGLDVAVRNANDGISIAQTAEGAMNETTNILQRMRDLSLQSSNGSNSKSERVAIQEEVTALNDELNRIAETTSFGGNKLLNGTHGTKSFQIGADNGEAVMLQLKDMRSDNAQMGGKSYQTENAKDKDWNVQAGANDLKMSFTDNFGQAQEIDVSAKAGDDIEELATYINGQQDSVKASVTEDGKLQMFTGNNKVEGEVAFSGSLAGELGMQPGKDVTVDTIDVTSVGGAQESVAVIDAALKYVDSHRAELGAFQNRFDHAISNLDNINENVNASKSRIKDTDFAKETTQMTKSQILSQASSSILAQAKQAPNSALSLLG; encoded by the coding sequence ATGGCAGTGAATGTAAATACAAACGTTTCAGCGATGACAGCGCAACGTTACCTAAACAATGCAAACAGCGCACAACAAACATCAATGGAGCGTCTAGCTTCAGGCTCTAAAATCAACAGCGCGAAAGATGACGCTGCGGGCCTACAAATATCGAACCGTTTGAACGTTCAGAGTCGTGGTCTTGATGTTGCTGTACGTAACGCGAACGACGGTATCTCTATTGCACAAACTGCTGAAGGTGCAATGAACGAGACAACGAACATCCTGCAACGTATGCGTGATTTGTCTCTACAATCTTCAAACGGCTCAAACTCAAAATCTGAGCGTGTAGCGATTCAAGAAGAAGTAACAGCACTGAACGACGAACTAAACCGTATTGCGGAAACGACGTCTTTTGGTGGTAACAAGCTGCTTAACGGTACTCACGGTACTAAATCATTCCAAATCGGTGCGGACAACGGTGAAGCGGTAATGCTTCAACTGAAAGACATGCGCTCTGATAACGCTCAGATGGGTGGTAAGAGCTACCAAACTGAGAACGCAAAAGACAAAGACTGGAACGTTCAAGCTGGCGCAAACGACCTAAAAATGTCGTTCACTGATAACTTCGGCCAAGCACAAGAAATCGATGTGTCTGCGAAAGCGGGCGACGACATCGAAGAGCTAGCAACGTACATCAACGGTCAACAAGATTCTGTTAAAGCGTCTGTAACTGAAGACGGTAAGCTGCAAATGTTTACTGGTAACAATAAAGTTGAAGGCGAAGTAGCATTCTCTGGCAGCCTTGCTGGCGAACTAGGCATGCAACCAGGCAAAGATGTAACGGTTGATACTATCGACGTAACATCAGTTGGCGGGGCACAAGAATCTGTTGCAGTTATCGATGCGGCACTTAAGTATGTAGATAGCCACCGTGCTGAACTGGGTGCTTTCCAAAACCGTTTCGACCACGCTATCAGCAACTTAGACAACATTAACGAGAACGTTAACGCATCTAAGAGCCGTATTAAAGATACCGACTTCGCGAAAGAAACGACTCAGATGACTAAGTCTCAAATCCTTTCTCAAGCTTCAAGCTCGATTCTTGCTCAAGCGAAGCAAGCTCCGAACTCGGCACTTAGCCTACTAGGTTAA
- a CDS encoding flagellin, whose product MAITVNTNVSALVAQRNLSNANNMLNQSLERLASGSRINSAKDDAAGLQISNRLEAQMSGIDVAVRNANDGISIMQTAEGAMNETTNIMQRMRDLSLQASNGSNSQSERTAIQEEVAALNDELNRIAETTSFGGKKLLNGSFGSSSFQIGGSSGEAVQIGLKNMRTDDINMGGFSYVANGMASDSWEVTPDQNDMTMSFTDRSGQPQEITINAKAGDDIEELATYINGQTDFVSASVNDEGQLQIYMSGEDTAGTISFSGSLASELSMSAGYYESVDDINVTDVGGAQRAVSILDTAMKYVDSHRSELGAMQNRFDHAINNLENVHENLATSNSRIKDTDYAKETTQMLKQQILQQVSTTILAQAKQAPNLALTLLG is encoded by the coding sequence ATGGCTATAACTGTTAATACAAATGTCTCAGCTTTAGTCGCTCAGAGAAACCTCTCTAATGCTAATAACATGCTGAATCAATCTTTGGAGCGCTTAGCTTCAGGGAGCCGTATTAATAGTGCAAAAGACGATGCGGCTGGCTTACAAATCTCGAATCGATTAGAAGCACAGATGAGTGGCATTGATGTTGCTGTTCGTAATGCTAACGATGGTATCTCCATTATGCAGACAGCAGAAGGAGCGATGAATGAAACCACCAATATCATGCAGCGTATGCGAGATTTGTCACTGCAGGCGAGTAATGGCTCGAATAGCCAGTCGGAAAGGACCGCTATTCAAGAAGAAGTGGCCGCCTTAAATGATGAGTTGAATCGAATTGCTGAAACCACCTCGTTTGGTGGTAAAAAACTCCTTAACGGTAGCTTTGGTAGTTCTTCATTTCAAATCGGTGGCAGTTCTGGTGAAGCGGTGCAGATAGGTTTGAAAAACATGCGTACCGATGACATCAATATGGGTGGTTTTAGCTATGTCGCCAATGGCATGGCAAGTGATTCATGGGAAGTGACGCCCGATCAGAATGATATGACAATGTCGTTTACTGACCGTTCTGGTCAGCCACAAGAGATCACCATTAATGCTAAAGCAGGTGATGATATTGAAGAGTTGGCGACCTATATTAATGGTCAAACGGATTTCGTCTCTGCTTCCGTCAATGATGAAGGGCAGCTTCAGATCTATATGTCTGGCGAAGACACCGCAGGCACGATCTCTTTCTCAGGTTCGTTAGCCAGTGAACTTTCGATGTCGGCGGGTTATTACGAATCAGTCGATGACATCAATGTCACTGATGTAGGTGGCGCGCAGCGTGCTGTCTCTATTTTGGATACAGCGATGAAGTACGTAGATAGTCATCGTTCCGAATTAGGCGCGATGCAAAATCGTTTTGACCATGCCATCAATAACCTTGAAAACGTTCATGAGAACTTGGCGACATCCAACAGCCGAATCAAAGATACCGACTACGCCAAAGAAACCACTCAAATGCTTAAGCAACAAATACTGCAACAAGTCAGTACCACTATTTTGGCTCAAGCTAAGCAAGCGCCCAATTTAGCTTTAACGCTGCTGGGCTAA
- a CDS encoding Dyp-type peroxidase, with product MLNTSNEQPKIQSAILPEAGPFALYVQLKVNENAANVLAELQKLPSLIDELNQTQPDANLTASVAFSKAFWDKFEQAAPSDLIDFPALGEGDVTAPSTLSDVLIHCHSNRHDLHFFILRKLLSEVAVDVEVVDETYGYRFLDSRDMTDFVDGTENPKDAQRAEVAIVPEGEFAGGSYVMVQRFVHNLPAWNRLNVSAQEKVVGRTKPDSIELDDVPAASHVGRVDIKEEGKGLKIVRHSLPYGTATGDHGLLFIAYCNVRHNFDAMLESMYGVTDGKTDQLLRFTKAVTGAYYFAPSTDMLSALTIK from the coding sequence ATGCTTAACACCTCAAATGAGCAGCCTAAAATTCAAAGTGCTATCTTGCCAGAAGCAGGGCCTTTCGCTCTTTATGTTCAACTAAAAGTGAATGAGAACGCTGCTAACGTATTAGCGGAACTTCAAAAGCTTCCGAGTTTAATCGACGAACTAAACCAAACTCAACCAGACGCAAACTTAACGGCATCGGTTGCGTTTTCAAAAGCTTTTTGGGATAAGTTCGAGCAAGCTGCTCCCTCTGATTTGATTGATTTCCCTGCGCTTGGTGAAGGTGATGTCACTGCACCGAGCACATTGTCTGATGTTCTGATTCACTGCCATTCAAATCGACATGACCTGCACTTCTTTATCTTACGTAAATTGTTATCTGAAGTAGCTGTGGACGTTGAAGTAGTTGATGAAACCTACGGTTACCGCTTCCTAGATTCTCGTGACATGACTGATTTCGTTGATGGCACTGAAAACCCAAAAGACGCACAGCGCGCTGAAGTAGCGATTGTTCCTGAAGGTGAATTCGCTGGTGGTAGTTATGTGATGGTGCAGCGTTTTGTGCACAACCTGCCAGCTTGGAATCGATTGAATGTCTCAGCACAAGAGAAAGTGGTTGGCCGCACTAAACCGGACTCTATCGAGCTAGATGATGTTCCAGCGGCGTCTCACGTTGGTCGCGTAGATATCAAAGAAGAAGGCAAGGGTCTTAAGATTGTTCGTCACAGCCTACCTTACGGTACCGCTACGGGCGATCACGGCTTACTGTTCATTGCTTACTGTAATGTTCGTCATAACTTCGATGCGATGCTAGAGAGCATGTACGGCGTAACAGATGGTAAAACAGACCAACTGCTTCGCTTTACTAAAGCAGTGACAGGCGCTTACTACTTTGCGCCTTCGACTGACATGTTGAGTGCATTAACGATTAAGTAA
- a CDS encoding DUF2919 domain-containing protein encodes MRYSIEQYDKHGFLKAPILLWLGWLFLAKALVVFIVAGASRESGTDILEIIYPDHQMFYVGIALSIPSLLLMWLFGLRSPDRKRLNKVVSWGRWVSMMAILAQGTHTLYLIYLDNGWFRWSNAITLLLLLWLALYLTNSHAARDCFKVVEHED; translated from the coding sequence GTGCGGTACTCCATAGAACAATACGACAAGCACGGCTTTTTAAAAGCCCCAATCCTATTATGGTTAGGTTGGCTATTTCTGGCGAAAGCTTTGGTCGTTTTCATTGTTGCAGGTGCAAGCCGAGAGTCGGGCACTGATATCCTCGAAATCATCTATCCAGATCATCAAATGTTTTATGTTGGGATTGCATTGAGTATTCCGAGCTTGTTACTCATGTGGTTGTTTGGACTCAGATCACCAGATAGAAAGCGCCTTAATAAAGTGGTTTCATGGGGACGTTGGGTCTCCATGATGGCTATCTTGGCACAAGGAACCCATACACTTTATTTAATCTATTTAGATAACGGATGGTTCCGTTGGTCTAATGCTATCACCCTATTGTTGCTCCTATGGTTAGCGCTTTATCTAACCAATAGCCATGCCGCTAGGGATTGCTTTAAAGTGGTTGAGCACGAAGACTGA
- a CDS encoding DUF2956 domain-containing protein, with translation MKKKTNTPSVESQQEALKIAKATQKPAQTKEQTKLIAQGIEKGIALYKKQQKERGRQADKAKKRVQKEKQTLQANQDQEQNVYSNNETTSNHASKLPWLLLFASWIGFAIYLMK, from the coding sequence ATGAAAAAGAAAACTAATACACCATCTGTTGAATCTCAACAAGAAGCACTGAAGATAGCCAAAGCGACGCAAAAGCCAGCTCAAACCAAAGAACAAACCAAGTTGATTGCTCAAGGTATCGAGAAAGGCATCGCACTCTATAAAAAGCAGCAGAAAGAACGTGGCCGCCAAGCCGATAAAGCTAAAAAGCGCGTACAAAAAGAGAAGCAGACTCTACAAGCGAACCAAGACCAAGAACAGAATGTCTACTCGAATAATGAAACAACATCAAATCACGCCAGTAAATTGCCGTGGTTATTATTGTTCGCAAGCTGGATAGGTTTCGCGATTTATTTGATGAAATAA
- a CDS encoding DUF4156 domain-containing protein codes for MKKELIALAMSSVLLGCTTPTSTPHSEAANVQMDYHGVINIDKCQYKGEVTGSEGHWYSYLFYPNDTLIQGAMNELKSNTIELGADTVIFTLPQDFSTSVTMLGTAYLCK; via the coding sequence ATGAAAAAGGAATTAATCGCTTTGGCTATGAGTAGCGTGTTACTCGGTTGCACGACACCGACATCAACGCCTCATAGCGAAGCTGCCAACGTGCAAATGGATTACCATGGCGTGATTAATATCGATAAATGTCAGTATAAAGGGGAAGTCACTGGCAGCGAGGGCCATTGGTATAGTTACCTGTTTTACCCAAATGACACCTTGATTCAGGGCGCGATGAATGAGCTCAAGTCAAATACGATTGAGTTAGGTGCAGATACCGTGATATTTACACTTCCCCAAGACTTTTCCACTTCCGTGACTATGTTGGGCACTGCCTATCTGTGTAAGTAG
- a CDS encoding winged helix-turn-helix domain-containing protein: protein MELSPVFARRLYLALLVESLDRPNVPKLIEKTGWPRRTIQDVLKALPGIGIELMFVQDGRRHNDGYYQLSDWGPFDSQWVIQRKGDIATSLGFSA, encoded by the coding sequence ATGGAGTTGAGTCCTGTTTTTGCAAGGCGGCTATATTTAGCATTGTTAGTGGAAAGCCTTGATAGGCCAAATGTGCCTAAACTCATCGAAAAAACGGGTTGGCCTCGTCGTACTATTCAAGATGTACTCAAGGCGTTACCGGGGATCGGTATCGAACTTATGTTTGTTCAAGATGGGCGACGTCATAATGATGGCTATTACCAGTTATCCGACTGGGGTCCATTTGACAGTCAATGGGTTATCCAGCGTAAAGGCGATATAGCAACAAGCCTTGGATTTAGTGCATAA
- a CDS encoding ArsC family reductase — protein sequence MTITMFGIPNCDTIKKAKKWLEAEGIKFEFHDYRKQGITEELVTTFCSELGWELVLNKRGTTYRQLSQEQKDTLTEDKAVTLLVEQPAMIKRPILKVNGKLHIGFKADQYAAIFA from the coding sequence ATGACTATCACTATGTTTGGCATTCCGAACTGCGACACCATTAAAAAAGCAAAGAAATGGCTCGAAGCTGAAGGGATCAAGTTCGAATTTCACGATTATCGCAAACAAGGCATCACTGAAGAGTTGGTTACGACCTTCTGTTCAGAACTTGGCTGGGAACTTGTATTGAACAAACGTGGTACGACTTATCGCCAACTTTCACAAGAACAGAAAGATACATTAACGGAAGACAAAGCCGTGACTCTGCTTGTTGAGCAACCAGCAATGATTAAGCGACCAATCCTAAAAGTAAACGGTAAGCTTCATATCGGATTTAAAGCCGACCAATACGCCGCTATTTTTGCTTAG
- the dapE gene encoding succinyl-diaminopimelate desuccinylase, with amino-acid sequence MTDSPTLALAKDLISRQSVTPEDAGCQDLMIERLKALGFEIEVMVFEDTTNFWARRGTEAPLFAFAGHTDVVPAGPIEQWHTKPFEPTIVDGFLHGRGAADMKGSLASMIVAVEQFIAKHPDHTGSIGFLITSDEEGPFINGTVRVVEALMARGENIDMCIVGEPSSTEYVGDVVKNGRRGSITGDLTIKGTQGHVAYPHLANNPVHSSLLAINELATTEWDKGNDYFPPTSFQIPNVSAGTGASNVIPGEFNVQFNLRFSTELNNDIIVERITNTLDKYDFEYDLKWTFNGDPFLTDAGSLLDAIVDAVGHVNDVKPALLTTGGTSDGRFIARMKGQVVELGPVNATIHKVNECVKVADLEKLTDMYERTLVNLFAK; translated from the coding sequence ATGACAGATAGCCCAACTTTGGCTCTGGCAAAAGACCTCATTAGCCGCCAATCAGTAACCCCTGAAGATGCAGGCTGCCAAGATTTAATGATTGAACGCTTAAAAGCACTCGGCTTCGAAATCGAAGTGATGGTATTTGAAGATACGACGAACTTCTGGGCTCGCCGTGGTACAGAGGCGCCTCTATTTGCCTTTGCAGGCCACACTGATGTTGTACCTGCAGGCCCGATTGAACAGTGGCACACCAAACCATTCGAACCGACTATCGTAGATGGTTTCCTACACGGCCGTGGCGCTGCGGATATGAAAGGCTCTCTGGCTTCAATGATTGTTGCAGTCGAGCAGTTCATTGCCAAACACCCAGACCACACAGGCTCAATCGGTTTCCTTATCACGTCAGATGAAGAAGGTCCTTTCATCAACGGTACGGTACGCGTTGTGGAAGCTCTGATGGCGCGTGGCGAGAACATCGATATGTGTATTGTTGGTGAACCATCAAGTACTGAGTATGTTGGTGACGTTGTGAAGAACGGCCGTCGTGGTTCTATCACTGGCGATCTCACGATTAAAGGCACACAAGGTCATGTTGCCTACCCTCACCTAGCGAACAACCCGGTACACAGCTCTCTGCTTGCGATCAACGAACTGGCAACGACTGAGTGGGACAAAGGTAATGACTACTTCCCACCAACCAGCTTCCAGATCCCAAATGTAAGTGCGGGCACGGGCGCGTCAAACGTTATTCCTGGTGAATTTAATGTTCAGTTTAATCTTCGCTTTAGCACTGAATTAAACAACGACATCATCGTTGAACGAATCACAAATACACTCGACAAGTACGATTTCGAGTACGATTTGAAATGGACATTCAATGGCGACCCGTTCTTAACAGACGCAGGCTCACTGCTTGATGCTATTGTTGATGCCGTTGGTCACGTTAATGACGTAAAACCAGCACTACTGACTACAGGTGGTACATCTGACGGACGCTTTATTGCGCGCATGAAAGGGCAAGTCGTAGAACTAGGTCCGGTTAATGCAACCATTCACAAGGTTAACGAGTGCGTGAAAGTGGCTGACTTAGAGAAGCTAACCGACATGTATGAGAGAACATTAGTGAACCTGTTCGCTAAATAG